The sequence TTAAACCCATATCTATCAACACATCCTCAGGCCCTGTGAGAAGGGTTCAAAACTGGTATAATGAGGTGGACTTTTTATTCACTAAATTATTTATAAAAATATGATAAGAGGAAATTTTATTGGTGCGGGGATTGTTGCAATAATCTATACGGTTTATATTATGAATAACCCCCTTGCAACAAAATTGCAAACAGCCTTAGTCTTGGTGATTCTCAATGCCTTAACTATCGTGCTTTTGTCTTTTGCATTTACAAAATAAAATCAGGTCATCAAGACAAAACGCCGCGCCATATTCCATGGCACGGCGTTGAAACTAGAAGAAAAGTTCTTGTTCTGCCCTTGTCGCATGTGCGAGAGGTGCAATTACCTTTTTATGGGAAGTTGATGTCCTTCCAACCCCTGTTCTTGATTACAGAGAAATGTCTCAACGATAATCCTTTCTCAATCGCTCGATGAGGATTTCGAGGTACATTTCTTTTAGCTCTGCTGTCTCGATACCAATCGCCTTGGCATGATTGCCTACGATTCTGCCACAGCCACTTCCGAACCCGAGCTTCGAGTCCCTGATGAACATGTGCGCAAGCCAGATCATGGCGATCTGCTTGAGGACTAGGTCATCTTTTTCTCCCTCCTTGATTCTCCTGACGTAGGCCCTCAGCTCTTCCAGAGGCGTATGCTCATCTGTCCGCACCTCGCCATCATTCACGAAACTATGCAGAATGTGAACATAACCCTCTCGCCAGAACTTAACCATCAGCATCAAGGCTATTTCATATTTTCTCTCCGATTTCACTTCCATCACCTCCTTTCAGGGATAGTTTCCTCTTATGTAGTATCATCTATCGCAGATGTTGTAAAGGTATAAAAATCTTTTATTTAGCCCTCAAATAAACATAAATATCTTCTAAAGCTTTGACAGCGTCGCCAGCAGCGATATTGTTTTGATGATAGAGGCCATCGGTGCAATCACCGGCAGCCCAGATGCCGTCTGTGGTGGTACGTTGGTTGCGTGGATCGACGACGACAAAGCCTCCTGGAGCCAAAGCAACTACATCGGCCACAAAAGAAGTGGCTGGTACAGCTCCAATCTCGACAAAAATACCGGTGACGGGAATCTCGGTCGATTCGCCAGTTTTATTATTTTTATAGACTAAACCCGTCACAAATTTATCCCCTTTGACTTCAAGGATAGAGACATCCATGACGGCTTTCATATGAGGATTGGCGAGGACTGCCGAGACGGTGACAGGGTCTGCTTTGAAATCCGCGTTCTTGTGCAAAAGAGTGACAGATCGGCAATAGGCAAGCAGCTGGGCTGCACTCTCGAAGCCTGCATTGCCCCCACCGATCACGGCTACATCTTGACCAGTAAAAAGAGGTCCATCACAACTGGCACAGTAGGTGAGTCCTTTATGCTCAAATTGGTCTGCTCCAACAGCTTGGAGTCGGCGGCGTGAGCTGCCTGTTGTGATGAGGACAGTTTTGGTTTTAAAAATTTCAGGTGATCCGTCGGCATTTTTACCTGAAGTAATGACAGCAAATTTGGCTTCGATGTCGTCAATTTTTTCAATTTTTTGCACCCTTACCCCTTCCTTTATAAAAACTTCATTGCTGGCGTAAGCTTTGAGATGTTGTTCGAGATTTTTGGCCAGCTCAGTGCCGCTGATTTTGATTGAGCCAATCCAATTTTCCACACCTTCAGATACAATACTCTGTCCACCAAAGCTTTCGGTAATAAAAACAGTCTTGAGTTTTTTGCGCGCTGCATACACACCAGCGGCTACACCTGCAGGTCCTCCTCCAATGATAGCTAAATCGTAAATCATAACTAATTACTTTAGTTTTGACCTCCGAAGAAACGCGGGCACGGCTGCCCAATCATCCTCATCTCCGACGACTTCAATTTTCTTTTCTTCGGCAGTGGATTCTGAAGGGGTGACGGAATTGAAAATCTTACCTTTCTCACCGTTTGCGTTTGAATCCTGTTTTGTGACCGCTCCGATGCCGAAAGTACTGTCAAAAAGAGATTTTTTGCCAGGGACATTTCCGCTGTCAGGAAAGCTTGAAGCAATGACAGTGATCTTGATTTCGCTTTTCTTGAGCTTTTCATCTTTGACGGTACCGAAAATAATTTTGGCGTTGACATCCACTGACTCAGTGATGATCTTGGCAGCATCCTGGATTTCAAACATAGTCAAGTCATCCCCACCTGCAATGGAGAAGAGGACGCCTTTTGAGCCGGCCATGGAAAGCTCAAGGAGAGGGGAGCTAATAGCCGCTTTGGCTGCTTCTTCGGCTCGTTTTTCACCTGAAGCGGTACCGATACCCATAAGAGCCGCGCCAGCATTTTGCATGATGGAGCGAATATCTGCGAAGTCGATGTTGATGATACCAGGAGTAGTAATAAGGTCAGAAATACCCTCTACGGCTTGCTTGAGAATCTCATCACACATGGCGAAAGCACTTTTAGCTGTAGTTTCCTTGGTAATATTGTTTAAGAGACGATCGTTGGGAACAATAATGATGGCATCCACTTCTTTGCGAAGCTCTTCTAAAGCAATATCAGCTACTTTCATGCGCTGCTGACCCTCAAAAAAGAAAGGCTTGGTGACTACGGCCACAGTGAGAGCGCCAAGCTCTTTAGCTGTACGAGCGACAATAGGACTGGCACCAGATCCGGTACCGCCTCCGAGTCCGCAAGCTACAAATACCATGTCGGCACCTTTGATAGCTTCCTGGACTTCTTCTTTTGTTTCTTCGACGGCTCGTTTGCCAAGATCAGGATTCATGCCAGTACCCAAACCCTTGGTAAGATTTTTTCCGATATGAATTTTTTGTTTAGCGAGAGAATGATGTAAATCCTGAGCGTCAGTGTTGACGGCAATAAAATCAACGCCGCGAACCTTGCTGTTGATCATGTGATTGATGGCATTTTTACCTGAACCTCCGACTCCGATCACTTTAATGCGGGCAAATGTTTCTACTTCTGGTTTGACTTGTGGCATGGGATAAGGTGTTAAAGATTATATAAAGACTGCTTAATTTTTTCCTGACTTTTTACGAATGTGCCAATCATATCACTAGGGGAGCAACTGAGCAAACAGACGTTTTAGAGAGGGCCAAATTTTCAAACCAACCTTGCTTATAGCGCTAGTTCCAGGTCTGAGGCTGGTGATGTCATTGTCTTCGCTGGTGAGACCCACAAGACAGAGGCCATAAGCGACAGCCCACTCGGCTTCACGAAAGGAACCCTTGAGAGGGACCGGGAATTTGAAGCTAGCTTTTTTGGAGGGAAGTTTTAGAGATATGCGCGCAAATTCTTCGATATTGGTCACACCCGAACCGCCACCAGTGATGATGATGCCAGCAGGCAGGAGACCGCTGCGTTCTATTTTTTTCAAATGACCCTCGATCAGCTCAAAAATATCGGAGAGGCGGGCCAAAATAATTTCATCCAGTTTCTTTTTTGGATATTGGACTGATTTTGGCCCGCCAAGCTTGATGAGCTCGGCGTCCTCGATCGAAATTTTTAGACCAAGCGCGATGTCGTTGGTAATGTCGTTTGATCCGATAGAAAATACCTCGACAGACACGGGAATATTATTTTCAAAAACAATGATAGAAACTGTTTCGGCGCCAATGTTGGCCAGGACACACCCCGCTATTTTTTGAGTCTTGGTCAGAGTCACAAAGCTAGTGGCCAGAGGGGCAGCTATGACGTCCTCTATTTCAACGTCCGCTTCTCCTAGGGCCTTGACCAAGTCACTCAAATGGTGGCTCAAACAGGTCACGAAAAGGGTGCGTACTTCGAGCTTTGAACCTTTCATACCTTGAGGCTTGCCGAGGACGGTACGGCCGTCTACCCGAAACATCAAGGGAATAGTGTGGAGAATTTTGCGGTTGAGAGTGAATGATTCAGGGAGCTCATTTTCGCTGGACTCGAGGGCCTTTTTAACATCAGCGTCGGTGATCTCGGAATCATTTTTGGTAATTAAAACTGTCCCGATATTGGTCACTCCAGACAAGCCAGCTCCTCCGACAGCGAGGTATGCTTTTCGAATACGGATGCCGGCACTTTTTTCGGCTTGAGCGATAGCGGTGCGAATACTTTTGGCTGCTTCGGCCACATTGGTGATATAGCCATGACGAAGTCCTTTTGACTCGGCGTAGCCGGTGGCAATGATGCGGGGCACTTCTTTGTCTTTTTCAGGCGCGAGCTCAGCCACTACCACCTTGATCTGGTGGGTACCTATATCAATGCCAACAGCGATAGAGCGTGCCATGTAGATTTGGGCCTTTAATTTTAGCTAAATTTTAAACTTTCTTCGGACTTTCTCTTCCTTGCTTTCCATTGTACTACTATGCTCGAATCCTTTCAAATGGAAAAGCCCGTGGATAAATAGGAAAAGTAAAAAATTATCAAATGTCCTCTCAAATTTTTTAGCTTTAATCGCTGCGCGATGGGGGTCTATAAAAATCTCACCACATTTTTTGTCCAAAGTGAAGCTAAGAATATCTGTCGGCTTGTTTATCTTGCGGTAGGTTTTATTTAAGGCACGTGAACGAGTCGAACCGATGATGACCAGGCTAAGCTCGTAGTCAGCTCCCATGATGAAGTCTTTGATTTTTTCCATAGTACGAAAAAGCAATCCGTTGATAGGATTGCTTTTTACTTTAACGGTGACTGAAAATTTTTCGCTCATATCTTTGGCGAATTTGACTTAACGAGTTTTGATTGGCATTTTGCCGAGCTTGATCATTTTTTGGATATCGTCGCGGCGGCGAAGGACTTTGAGAGTTTTCTTTTTACGCACATACGAAGACTCGTTGCGAGCGCTATAGCGAAGTGAGCGGACACGGTTGAGCACTCCAGACTCTTGGACACGTTTAGTAAAACGTCGAATGATGGACGTTGTGTGCTCTGTCGGGTTTTTCTCTACTTGGACATTTATCATAATAGTAGGGATAGACTACCATATCCCTTTATTTATGGCAACCTTATCAACTCTTCCAGTTTATTTTAAGCTAGCTTTTTTAAATATTCGACCAGTCTGTCTACTGAAACTGTGTCCTGGGCCCGATTGAGCATATTTCTCACCACTACACTGCCTTCTACCGCTTCCTTTTGACCCATGATCAAGACATAAGGCACGTTGAGTTTTTCTGCCAATCCCAGCTGGCTCGTGAGTTTATCCCGGGAAAGTGATTGCAGGACGGGGATTTTGGCCTTGCGGAGCATTTCAATAATACCCAGACTCTTGAGCTTGGCATCAAAACCAAGCTGAATGAAATAGAAACGTGGGGCTTGGACTTTCTTTTTTGCTAAAGAAGATTTGGATGACCCGCTTGAATCCTGCGGAATGAGTACCGCCGCTCCGACCGCTGGGATTTCTTTTTTACCCCAGACTTTTTTAGCCAAGGAATTGTAGCGTTCACCGATGGCCACCACCTCGTAGTCTTCCTTGTCTTTGGGTATCGCTTTGATTTCAAAAATAGTTCCCATGCAATAGCTTCTGTTGCCGACCAATAAAGGATTGATAGTGTAGGGAATACTCAAGGATTCCAGATACTCGAGCACTTCTTTGAAATGATTACGGCTGGCTTCTGACAAAAAGTTGATTGAAGGAGGGGCATTTTCCCGCAAGGCAATGCAGCTTTTGTGGGTAGTTGTCAGTAGGGCAAAGACATCCTTTTTTAAAAGTGAACGACATTCTGTCGATAGATCGTTGGAGTGTTTTTTGAAGTAGTTAGTCAATTCGCGGGCAAAGCGTCCAATAGAATCCTTGTCCCCAATACTGTTGAGCTCCACTATTACGTCTTTGTTGTGACGACATTCTTTAACGATGACATAGCAGGTCTCAATAAGCATGGCGTCAGAAATACTTCTTGAATTGCCGATGATGTCTAGATTGAAAGTTTTTTCACTGCCAGTACGCTTGAGGTGGGTGTTGCCCTTCATTGGGCCTTCATAATAAATCATTGGAGGCTGGGGGAGATACACCAGTTTTTTTTCAATACTATTGCGCACGATGCAGATTTTTTCTTCGACATAACCAGAAAAAGCGCAACTCTCATCCTTGAAAGGGTGCACTTCTCTAGCGATGGCTTCTTTAAAGGTTTTACCTTTAGCGATGTCTTGTTTTTCAACTTCGAATTCGGGAGATGGGAGAAAGCCATAGTGTTCGGCGATGGCTGAAGCTTTTTTATAGTGATTGTTTTGTTTCGGCATTGGATTAAAAGCTTTATTTTATTTTCCTACTTTCCTAAAGTTAAGGCTGGTATGTGTAGCCTTGGGCTGGGAGCAACGATATTTTGTTGAAAGGATACAGTCTCAAAAAAGCTCGGCCGGCAATTTTATCAGCTTTGAGGGGTCCCCAAGAACGGGAATCCGAGCTGACGTCGCGGTTGTCACCCATGACAAAATACTCGTCTGGGCCTAAATGCCAAGTGCCTTGCGGCCCTTTATGAAAAGCTAGATAGGGCTCTTTTAGTTCAAAACCTTTAGGGTGATCTGCGTTGATGATGTAGACCTGATCGCCATCTACACTGACAGTTTCGTTTGGCAGGCCGATCACTCGTTTGATAAAGTATTTTTTGTCCGAGACTGGAGGGGTGAGGACTATGACATCTCCTCGATTGGGAGTGTGAAAATGGTAAGAGAGCTCATCCACAATCAGGTAGTCGCCGGTATTAAAATTTGGTTCCATTGAGCTGCCGTAAACTACAAACGGACTGGCTACAAAAATCCGCAGAGGAATGAAAATGGCGAGCAAGATAATAGCAAAACGGAAAAGCTCCCAACGCGAGGGTTCATCCACGGTCTTTTTTATAGGTTTTTCAAAGTCTTGGTTTTCTTCCGGCTGGATTTCATTGTTCATATGGCGGAATAATACGACGAAAGTTTGGTTTGACACAAGGGGGAGAAGCATGTCGTGGCTTTTTATGCTACAATTGGAGCCATGCTAATCATTGCTGGTCTCGGAAATCCAGGAGAAGAATACCTAAATACGCGACACAATGTCGGCCGGATGGTCGCACAGGCTTTTGCCAAAAGAAATGATTTTCCGGATTTTATTTTTAGTAAAAAATACAATGCCTTGATTTCGGAACGAGTAATGACAGTCGTGTTTGAAACAAATATGCTCAAAAAAGGCAAACCCACTGGCGCTCATAAACTCTCAAAAAAAACTAAAGAAAAGGTGATGGTAATCCTGCCAGAAACCTTCATGAATAAAAGCGGCAGCGCCCTCAAGCCTCTAGTGTCAAATGCTAAGAAAGCTGAGCAGCTCATTGTCATCCATGATGATTTAGACTTGGCCTTTGGATCATCAAAATTGGCTTTCAATCGAGGGTCAGGAGGTCACCGTGGGGTGGAGTCTGTGATCCGCGCCCTCAAGACGGAGGCTTTTACACGTTTAAAGATAGGGATTTCTCCCTCGACTCCTAGTGGCAAAATCAAAAAGCCCTCAAATGACAAAATTTTAGATTTTATTATTGGAAAATTTAAACCTGCTGAGCTAGAACAGATGAAGAAAATTTCAAAAGAATCTGCGGACTATGTGAAAATAATTCTAGAAGAGGGTAGGTCTCATGCTGCAGGGAGTATAAATAACAAAAAGAAGTAGGACCTTTCTCATTAAAGCGCTCGAAGACTCGCTAACCCGTTCGAAAGGTCCTACTTTTTTTATAATTGGTGGAAAGGTAAAAAAAAGACCGGAGCTCCCACTGGTGTGTGGGGCTCCGGCTTTGATTTTTTCCGTCAGCCAGCTTTTTGGCTGGCCAGACCAGAAGAGTACCGTGCTTTTAGCAGGCGGCCGCCGCGATGGCTGTAGTCAGCCGACCGCGACCGGATTCCCGCGCGGCCACTCTCAACCGCAGAAGGTCCTCAGCCTTTTGGAAAAAGGTATGGACCGCTTCGCCGTTTGAAGGTTGGTCGAAGTGGAACACTTCGAGCTTTGTCGTCCGAAAGGCCTTGCAGGCATCCGGCGGCACAACCTCTGTATCCAAAACCACCATGTTGGGATGGTCGGAGTTGAAGTAGAGGCTGGTCGCACACTGATTCTGGACATCCAGGTCAACGATCAGGCTTTTCAGGCCTTGATGATCGCTGATATGTGCTGTGCTGAGGACTGCGGCATTGAGGACGATGACGGTGAACAACCGATTATGAATTGTCATTTTTCTAAAAAGTCTGTAGCAAATAGTAAGGCATTATTGGCTTTGTGTCAATGGTAATAACAAAATCCTCCACCTACTTGACGGAAACTTGCGCAGGCGCGTCGGCGCCGAGCAGAGCAGAAAAGTCAGCAGACTTTTACGCGTGTTCCGGAAAGTAGGTGGAGGATTTTGTTTACTACTATTTCACAAAGCCTAGTGCCATCTTCTGTTCTTTTGGATCAAAAAGATTGATTTTGAAACTATAGCTTTTACCGAGTTCGATGGTTTCTCGAAGCTTGGCTTCAGTGCCAAATTCTGATACATGTACAAGTCCAGCCACACCTTCTTCGATACTAGCCAGAGCTCCGTGTTTGTTGAACTTAATCACTACACCGGTGACGACATCATCTTTTTTATATTTCTTACTTGCAGCCTTCCAAGGGTTTTCTTTGAGGGCTTTGATGGAAAGGGAAATTTTGCCATCTTTAATTTCGATAATTTTTACTTTTACCTTATCTCCGACTTTAAAGAGGGCGCGAGGATCTTCGACGAGCGCCCAGTCAATCTCTGAAATATGGACTAGGCCTTCGAGACCTTCCTCAAGTTTTACAAAGACTCCGAAATCTACCATGCCAGTGACATTTCCTTCGACTTCATCGCCGACAGCATATTTGCCCACGATTTTTTCCTTGTCTTTCTGCTCAGGATTTTTTTCTGAGAAAATAAGCTTGCCTTCTTTTGGAGAAGCGGAAATAATGACTACGGAAATACGCTTGCCGAGAAGTTTTTTGAGCTCGTCCAGGATTTTATCTTTATCGCCGTCAAGGACTCGAGGGTAGTGGTCGCTCTTGAGCTGAGAAGCAGGCAAAAATCCCTGGATACCTTGCCATGAGAGGATAAGACCACCCTTGTTGGCCTCGACGACGGGAAGATCGAAAGCGGTTTTCAAACGGATAGCTTCTTCGGCTTCACTCCAGATGAGGGCTTGTTTAGCTTCTTTTAGAGAGAGCTCAATATAGCCTTCGGGGTGATCATAGCCAACAACCTTGGCGGCGATGCTATCTCCTATATTTACTTTTTTAATAATATCGCGGGCGTTGATATATTCACGGCCGTAAATAATACCGGTACCGTATGGGTGCAAGTCCACAAACACACCTTTTTTGTCGATGGCGATGACAGGACCTTCTACAATGTCAGCCACGCTTGGAGGAGTGACAGTGTCGTTGAGCATCTTGCCCATGGGACTGTCCTTTTTACTGTCCTTTATGTCCTTAATGGTTTCTTTATCTGCTGTTTTAATCATATATGGTTAGAGCCACAAGGTTCGCATGAAAGTCTGTCATAACACAATGCGAGGTTACTTGTGGCTAAACTATTAATAATGGAGACAATATATATTAAAAGGGATATTTTTGCAATTAAAATACAAACCCCCGACCAGCAAACCTGGTCGGGGGGGGATTCAACTCAAATCAGCATCACCTCGGTCTCGCTGCCCACACCGTTTGTTCCATCCTTTCCAATAAACTGAAGCGCCTGCTCTTTGGCGGCCTGTTTGTCCCATTCACTGGTCGGGACTTTGATAGGCACCTCCGATAGATTGAAAAGAAGAACATCCGTTTCCGGCGTAGATCTATAGCGGAGCCGAAGCTGGCCTCCGAGATAGTATGGAGCCGACGGCACCGCAAACTTGCAACTGTCCGCCACGGGACACATCCGACAGGAGCGGTCGTAAGCTGCAAGCTGAGCTTCGCCCCAGGTCGGCGCCACGTGGAGGACACGCGACTTCCTTCCAGGACTTTTGGTGGCATTTTCAAACAACGCCAATCCATCTTCCGGTCTGGGTTTGTGCCCCAATTGCTTCTTCCGATTGGTCCGGAGCTTTTGCTGCTCCTTTCTTTTCTCGGATTTGTCCGGAGTCTGACTTTCGTTGTCCGGATGCCACGAACACATGGCTCTTGAGAAAAGCCAAAGGGCATCACAGAGCTCGACCATGTCGATCTTGCTTTGCTCGCAGTAGCTTTGAGCGGCTTCTCTCGCAGTGCTGAGCAGCTGGGGAGAAAACACATTGTCACCTACCTGCATGTTCCAGTTTGGCTTGATGATCTCGTTTGAGAGCAACATCCTGAGGACATGAAAGTCCACAGGCACCGGAATGGTGTGTCGATCGACCAGGTTTGTCTCAGCCAAGAAGTAAGTAATCATGCTGACCATCTTGTGCTGAAAACCCAGAAAGCCGTTTGGCGAACTGAGTTTAAACTTGCCGCTGTTGGCGATGCGATCAACTAGGTCATCAAATGAATTGACCTGATCAAACAAGCGTCGTGGATCAGATTGCCAAAACTTGTGAAGTTTGATGGCATTTAAAATCCAAAAACGGGCGTTTTCCTCGTGGCTGAAGCCTAATCCGTGCGCCTGGAGCTCACTTCTGAGCTCCTGATAAACTTTCTCCTTGGTCAACAGGGCAATCAGCTTTGGGCCGTAGGGAATCTCCCCATTTTTGAGGGCCAGATTCCGTATTTTTTTGACCAGGTAGCCCGGAACAAACAAATACGGCTTCCTTTCATGGATGAGGGTGAGCTGTTGCACGGCGACCTTGCTATCAATGCCTCCGCGCATGTAGTAGCAGACGGTCCACAAGAAAACGGCATGTTCAGAGCCGCCAAAAATCAAGTTGTCGGGCATGTTTTGCCTGATCTGGGGCGGAGTGCTGTGATCGAAAGGGTGTTGCTTGACGCGAAGCCTAGCAATCAACCTATCAAAAACCGCAAAAGCCCGTTTCCAATCGATAACGTAAGAATATTGCATCTGACGCCTCCTTTCTGTTGGATGTTGTATGTCATGGTGCTTATTGTTCTGAGGCAACGATACGCGTTTAAATTTTGTTTGTAAAGAGCCTCTTCCTCTTTGTCAGTTTTTATTTTTTAATATGTTGTCCACAGGCTTTTACACTGTTTTTAAAAATTATTTTTGACAAATGAAGGTACAATAAAATCAGAATAAAAAATAGCTCAAAACCCAACTGGAAAGGAGGGTAAAGTGAAAAGATTAACAATCAGAAATACGGGCAGATCTTTATCTGGCAGGAATTTTTATGCCGCGGCCAATCAAGTGATTGAAGTGGTCGCCAGCTTCGGTGAAGAGCTGTGTGCCAAGATCACCGGCGGAGAAGTTGTCTCGACAGACCAGGACTATGCATCCTTTGCGGATGTGTTTGTCGAGGATCATAGCCTCGCAGTCCAAGTCAAGATGTGCAACCATCGTCATGCGCATCGGCCGACAATCTCCCAGGTCGTCACTCTTCACGAGCAGGTAAAGGAAGTCAGCTTTTTGGTAAACGTTATGCACGGCGTTTACGCCCTCGTTTTTTATGGGGGAGTTGGTCTAGGGGGTATCAATCGGGGCAAGTCCAAGATTCTGAGTAGGAAGCTTGGGCGTGAAGGTAAAAAAGTTGTAATTGGTCGGGAGCTTCAGTACATATATTTCATCGACGTCGAGTTGATGAACTACCTTGCCACAGAAAAGGCTTACGAACATCTTCGCAAGTCTGGCAAAGTCAAAGTGTGTGCGGAACGAAAGCTCTACTCCAAGATTGACAAGACCGTCCTGTACTTGAATCGGACTTTCCTGCAAGGTTTTGTGGGACAGCCAGTCCAACAGACTTACAGGGATATGCTCGATGCAAGTTTGGGAAGCGGTGACTGGAGGATCAGAAAGGAGAAAATTAATCTCCGGTTCACCACCTCAGTGGGTCTTGTCCGAAAGGCTCTGCCCATCATCATGGTGGGTTCAAGGGAGGTCGTCAAAAGCCTCCGAAAAATGGTCAGAAAAGCTGACGGCATCAAAATCCCGTTGGCTAATGGCAACCAGCCACATTTGTAAATCAAAGGTCCGAGTAGCTCATGTCACCACACATGCGCTGCTCGGCCTTTTTCTTTTCTCATCCTTTTTCTCTTTTCTTGGCCAGAAGTCTATGCTACAATATCCCCACTATGGTCATCACTTATCAAGGTTTAGAGTGCTTCAAGCTCCAATTTGGAGACCTCACGGTGGTGACCAATCCACCGGCTAGAGACTCCGTTTTTAAAACCTCCAAGTTCGGGGCTGATGTGGTTCTGCAAACGGTCCTCGACGAAGATATGGCTGGAGGCGAGGACTATTCCTATGGAGACAAAAAGCCCTTTATTATCAATGGACCTGGTGAATATGAAACTCGGGGCGTTTTTATTCGAGGTTTTCCTTCAGTGTCAAAATACCATTCTGCTAACGATAAAACAGATAGTGACGAAGGTGAATCAATCAACACTATATATACTTTCCAAATAGACGGAATCAATCTCTGTTTTCTGGGCGCCCTCGGGTCCACTGATCTGAAGCCAGAGACAGTGGAGGGCATCGATACGGTGGATATTCTTTTTGTGCCAATAGGCGGAGAGGGGGTGCTGACAGCCGCAGAAGCTTACAAACTAGGCGTCAAGCTTGAAGCTAAACTCATTATTCCTATGCATTACGAAGGGACCAATGGAAAAATAAAAGAAGAGGCGCTTAAAACTTTTTTGAAGGAAGCAGGGGAATCAGCCGCTCCGACGGACAAACTCACTATCAAGAAAAAAG comes from Candidatus Paceibacterota bacterium and encodes:
- the lepB gene encoding signal peptidase I, which encodes MNNEIQPEENQDFEKPIKKTVDEPSRWELFRFAIILLAIFIPLRIFVASPFVVYGSSMEPNFNTGDYLIVDELSYHFHTPNRGDVIVLTPPVSDKKYFIKRVIGLPNETVSVDGDQVYIINADHPKGFELKEPYLAFHKGPQGTWHLGPDEYFVMGDNRDVSSDSRSWGPLKADKIAGRAFLRLYPFNKISLLPAQGYTYQP
- a CDS encoding FAD-dependent oxidoreductase; the protein is MIYDLAIIGGGPAGVAAGVYAARKKLKTVFITESFGGQSIVSEGVENWIGSIKISGTELAKNLEQHLKAYASNEVFIKEGVRVQKIEKIDDIEAKFAVITSGKNADGSPEIFKTKTVLITTGSSRRRLQAVGADQFEHKGLTYCASCDGPLFTGQDVAVIGGGNAGFESAAQLLAYCRSVTLLHKNADFKADPVTVSAVLANPHMKAVMDVSILEVKGDKFVTGLVYKNNKTGESTEIPVTGIFVEIGAVPATSFVADVVALAPGGFVVVDPRNQRTTTDGIWAAGDCTDGLYHQNNIAAGDAVKALEDIYVYLRAK
- the ybeY gene encoding rRNA maturation RNase YbeY, translating into MSEKFSVTVKVKSNPINGLLFRTMEKIKDFIMGADYELSLVIIGSTRSRALNKTYRKINKPTDILSFTLDKKCGEIFIDPHRAAIKAKKFERTFDNFLLFLFIHGLFHLKGFEHSSTMESKEEKVRRKFKI
- a CDS encoding S1 RNA-binding domain-containing protein, whose translation is MIKTADKETIKDIKDSKKDSPMGKMLNDTVTPPSVADIVEGPVIAIDKKGVFVDLHPYGTGIIYGREYINARDIIKKVNIGDSIAAKVVGYDHPEGYIELSLKEAKQALIWSEAEEAIRLKTAFDLPVVEANKGGLILSWQGIQGFLPASQLKSDHYPRVLDGDKDKILDELKKLLGKRISVVIISASPKEGKLIFSEKNPEQKDKEKIVGKYAVGDEVEGNVTGMVDFGVFVKLEEGLEGLVHISEIDWALVEDPRALFKVGDKVKVKIIEIKDGKISLSIKALKENPWKAASKKYKKDDVVTGVVIKFNKHGALASIEEGVAGLVHVSEFGTEAKLRETIELGKSYSFKINLFDPKEQKMALGFVK
- the ftsZ gene encoding cell division protein FtsZ, translated to MPQVKPEVETFARIKVIGVGGSGKNAINHMINSKVRGVDFIAVNTDAQDLHHSLAKQKIHIGKNLTKGLGTGMNPDLGKRAVEETKEEVQEAIKGADMVFVACGLGGGTGSGASPIVARTAKELGALTVAVVTKPFFFEGQQRMKVADIALEELRKEVDAIIIVPNDRLLNNITKETTAKSAFAMCDEILKQAVEGISDLITTPGIINIDFADIRSIMQNAGAALMGIGTASGEKRAEEAAKAAISSPLLELSMAGSKGVLFSIAGGDDLTMFEIQDAAKIITESVDVNAKIIFGTVKDEKLKKSEIKITVIASSFPDSGNVPGKKSLFDSTFGIGAVTKQDSNANGEKGKIFNSVTPSESTAEEKKIEVVGDEDDWAAVPAFLRRSKLK
- the pth gene encoding aminoacyl-tRNA hydrolase, producing the protein MLIIAGLGNPGEEYLNTRHNVGRMVAQAFAKRNDFPDFIFSKKYNALISERVMTVVFETNMLKKGKPTGAHKLSKKTKEKVMVILPETFMNKSGSALKPLVSNAKKAEQLIVIHDDLDLAFGSSKLAFNRGSGGHRGVESVIRALKTEAFTRLKIGISPSTPSGKIKKPSNDKILDFIIGKFKPAELEQMKKISKESADYVKIILEEGRSHAAGSINNKKK
- a CDS encoding His/Gly/Thr/Pro-type tRNA ligase C-terminal domain-containing protein produces the protein MPKQNNHYKKASAIAEHYGFLPSPEFEVEKQDIAKGKTFKEAIAREVHPFKDESCAFSGYVEEKICIVRNSIEKKLVYLPQPPMIYYEGPMKGNTHLKRTGSEKTFNLDIIGNSRSISDAMLIETCYVIVKECRHNKDVIVELNSIGDKDSIGRFARELTNYFKKHSNDLSTECRSLLKKDVFALLTTTHKSCIALRENAPPSINFLSEASRNHFKEVLEYLESLSIPYTINPLLVGNRSYCMGTIFEIKAIPKDKEDYEVVAIGERYNSLAKKVWGKKEIPAVGAAVLIPQDSSGSSKSSLAKKKVQAPRFYFIQLGFDAKLKSLGIIEMLRKAKIPVLQSLSRDKLTSQLGLAEKLNVPYVLIMGQKEAVEGSVVVRNMLNRAQDTVSVDRLVEYLKKLA
- the ftsA gene encoding cell division protein FtsA, with the translated sequence MARSIAVGIDIGTHQIKVVVAELAPEKDKEVPRIIATGYAESKGLRHGYITNVAEAAKSIRTAIAQAEKSAGIRIRKAYLAVGGAGLSGVTNIGTVLITKNDSEITDADVKKALESSENELPESFTLNRKILHTIPLMFRVDGRTVLGKPQGMKGSKLEVRTLFVTCLSHHLSDLVKALGEADVEIEDVIAAPLATSFVTLTKTQKIAGCVLANIGAETVSIIVFENNIPVSVEVFSIGSNDITNDIALGLKISIEDAELIKLGGPKSVQYPKKKLDEIILARLSDIFELIEGHLKKIERSGLLPAGIIITGGGSGVTNIEEFARISLKLPSKKASFKFPVPLKGSFREAEWAVAYGLCLVGLTSEDNDITSLRPGTSAISKVGLKIWPSLKRLFAQLLP
- a CDS encoding 30S ribosomal protein S21, with protein sequence MINVQVEKNPTEHTTSIIRRFTKRVQESGVLNRVRSLRYSARNESSYVRKKKTLKVLRRRDDIQKMIKLGKMPIKTR